The window CACTTGGATTCCACTAATATTAGACAAATACAAGATTGACCCAGCACTTGCAACAGGCCCTTTTATCACTACTGCGAATGATGTATTAAGCATCTTTCTGTATTTCTATATTGGTCAATTAATGTACTCTTAAAACTCTTTTTTTGAAAGTCTTAATTGTAGATAGTATCCATACAGCTTTTCAAGATCTAATGCAAGAAGCAGGGTTTACATGTGACGATAAATCACATTTATCCAAAGAAGAAATCATCAAAATTATTCCTGAATACGATGGTCTAATAATTAGAAGTAAACTAAAACTAACTTTCGATATTTTATCTGATACAGATCACCTTAAGTTTATTTGCAGAGCTGGTTCGGGGATGGAAAACATTGATGTTGACTTTGCCGAAGCAAAAGGGATTAGATGCTTTAGTGCTCCTGAAGGGAATAAAGATGCTGTGGGAGAACATTGTATTGGCCTTCTTTTAACACTTTTCAATAATATATTAAGAGCGGATGCGGAAGTGAGAAATGCCATCTGGAAGAGGGTAGAAAATAGAGGTATAGAAATAGGTGGAAAAACTATTGGCATTATTGGTTACGGAAATGCTGGAAGTGCATTGGCTAAGAAATTATCGGGATTCGATTGTAAAATACTAGCTCACGACAAATACAAATCTAGATTCTCAAATGATTATGTAACAGAATCTAGTTTGGAAGAATTATTTGCGGAATGCGATATCGTAAGTTTCCATCTCCCACTTACAGAAGAAACGCATCATTATGCGGATGATACATTCTTCTCTCAGTTTATAAAACCTATATACCTTATTAATGCATCTCGAGGTTATAATGTAAAAACTTCCGATCTCGTATTAAACTTAAAATCAGGGAGAATTCTCGGTGCTTGCCTTGATGTGCTAGAATTAGAAAGCACCTCTTTCGAAAAATTAACTAGCGAGGATATGGGAGATGATTTTAACTATTTAAAAAATGCATCTAACGTTGTATTATCACCTCACGTGGCTGGCTGGACACATGAATCTCATCGAAAACTATCGGAGATACTTGCGCAAAAGGTGCTAAAAGAATTTTCAGCATTAGAAGAGTATTAATCGGTCTTCGCGCTTTCTTTCTTCTTTGTACTTATTGTATAAACCCCTAAGAAAACTACCCCGGTTCCCACAAATTGTATAGTGTTTATTGACTCTCCATCTAATACACCCCAAAAAATAGCTACCAGAGGGATCATATATGTAACACTCGCAGCAAATATTGCAGACGTTTTTTTAATCAACATATAATATAGAATTACCGCTATTACCGTTCCTAAAATGGAGAGAGCAACTATATATGCAAGCGCACGATTAGCGCCAGGGTTATTAATCGTCACCTCGACAAAGTCGGTAGTAAAAATAAAACCAATAATAAAAGGCCCGATCATAACCATCCCTAACGACATAATCGCCATCGATCCAACTTCTGCTAACTTATACTTGGTGGTATTAATGCTTATAGCATAACATATCGTTGCGGCGATAATATATAAAGTGTACGACAATTGAGAATCTGCCACGCCAAAACCATTAGAACCAATAATTAAACAAGCACCAATAAAGCCAATCAAGACACCTATAAGTTGATTTTCAGGGACTTTAATCTTGAAAATATAGCCTATTAGAATAGTAAAAAAAGGAACCAATGCATTAAGCATTCCAGTTAAAGAGCTAGATAATTGTGTTTGAGCCTTTGTAAAAAGGAAGGAAGGAATTAAGTTTCCAAGTACCGCTACTAAAAGGATAAAGGACCAATTACCTCTATTCAAACTTTTCAAATTTTGAAAGAAAAACGGCAGTAAACACAAACTTGATATACCGATCCGTAAGGCAGCAACCTGCTCGAAAGAATAAACTTCTAGTCCCCTTTTCATTAGAATAAAAGAACTACCCCAAATAAAGGATAAGAAAATGAGGAGTACCCACTGCCAAGATTTCTTTTCTAGATCAATCAAACTCATACTTTCAAAAGTATAAAAGCTCCCTCCATAATTAGCAATCCTTAGCAATGAATAACTAAATTTAACTTATGGCTCTATATTTCAGAATATAATATGATCTAGCTATGAATCAATCTAAAGAAACAGACAAGTTTATTATAGCACTAATAGAAGATGATTTGGTTCGAATTGACGTCAAACCGAATACCGTTGTTGAGAAAAAGGATATAGAAGAAAATTACATTATCTATAATGAATTTCTGAACGGTAGACCGGCACTTTTCTTAGTCGTATTTGGAGAAGGTGTAACCGCAAGTGATGAAGCAAGACTTGAATTAGCTAATTTCAAAAGAGATAAGATTAAAATAGCTGAAGCGGGGGTTGTGCCGTCATTGGTAACTAGGATTATGGCTCAATTTTTTATGGCTTTTTTTAAACCACCTCGACCAATTAAAATGTTTACCGATGAAGAAGCTGCCTTAAAATGGCTGTTGCAATATAGGGACGGGAATAAAAAATAATTTATTTCTTATTGTACATCAACATACGTGTAGTACTTGTCTTTGTATTCATTTGCCTCACCATTACTTCTTTTCCCTCTTGAACTCTATCAATAGTTGATTGATCAAAATGACGAATAGTAACAAGTTCTAAATCCTGGTACTCTCTCACATCATATTCCTTTTTCAAGTCTTCAAGTAATAACGGAATCTTGTGAACGTCATAATTAATACAAGCTTGGAATTTTAATGCCGACGTCTGCATCATATTAACACGCACAAAGTTTTTCGCAAAAATATTCAGGATATTACTCATGTGCTCTTCAAGTACAAAAGCTAAATCTTTTGTTGAAACAGAAATTAAAATCTGATTCATCTTAAATATAAAAGAAGAAACTTTGGCATCGTCGTCTGTATTATCATCTATCCTTGTTCCTATTTCAACTGGCGAAATAAACGATCTGATCAATAAAGGAATACTCTTGTTCTGCAAGGGCTTCATTGTATTTGGATGAATAATACTTGCTCCATAATAAGAAAGTTCGATCGCTTCTTTATACGAGATATGATGCATTTGAATAGTATCGTCGAAATATCTAGGATCGGCGTTCAGCATTCCAGGAACATCTTTCCAAATTGTTAAAGACTCCGCTTCCATTAGGTTGGCTAAAATTGCACCAGTATAATCAGAACCTTCACGGCCTAAAGTAGTAGTACAATTCTCGTCTGTAACACCTAAAAATCCTTGTGTAATACTGACTTTATTACTTTCTCCTTCATACCTAGGTTTTAGAATTTTATTAACCGCAACTTGAGATAATTCGAAGTCAACTTTACCCTCTCTATAAGTAGCATCCGTTTTGATAAAATCTCTAACATCCCTCCAATCATTAACTACTCCGTTTTCATTCATATACTCACTTAAAATAGTCGTTGAGAACATCTCTCCCATCGATACTATTTGATCATATATATAAGCATACTCTCTATTAGCTTCTTCGCTCAATTGCCAATCGATCTCCACAAAAAGGTTATTTACTTTTCCGTAAACAGTACTATTCTTGTCGGTAAAAAGCTCTCCTAATATTTCCTGATGATAACCCTTTAAGCTATCTAACAATGAGTTAGCGTCACCCGTTTTATTAAAATAAGCATTCGTTATATCCTCCAATGCATTTGTTGTTTTACCCATTGCAGAGACTACCACAATTACGTTTCCATCAGAATAATTCTTAACGATCTCAGAAACTGTTCTTACTGCATCCGCATCTTTAACCGATGCACCTCCGAAC is drawn from Flavobacteriales bacterium and contains these coding sequences:
- a CDS encoding hydroxyacid dehydrogenase, which gives rise to MKVLIVDSIHTAFQDLMQEAGFTCDDKSHLSKEEIIKIIPEYDGLIIRSKLKLTFDILSDTDHLKFICRAGSGMENIDVDFAEAKGIRCFSAPEGNKDAVGEHCIGLLLTLFNNILRADAEVRNAIWKRVENRGIEIGGKTIGIIGYGNAGSALAKKLSGFDCKILAHDKYKSRFSNDYVTESSLEELFAECDIVSFHLPLTEETHHYADDTFFSQFIKPIYLINASRGYNVKTSDLVLNLKSGRILGACLDVLELESTSFEKLTSEDMGDDFNYLKNASNVVLSPHVAGWTHESHRKLSEILAQKVLKEFSALEEY
- a CDS encoding DMT family transporter, with product MSLIDLEKKSWQWVLLIFLSFIWGSSFILMKRGLEVYSFEQVAALRIGISSLCLLPFFFQNLKSLNRGNWSFILLVAVLGNLIPSFLFTKAQTQLSSSLTGMLNALVPFFTILIGYIFKIKVPENQLIGVLIGFIGACLIIGSNGFGVADSQLSYTLYIIAATICYAISINTTKYKLAEVGSMAIMSLGMVMIGPFIIGFIFTTDFVEVTINNPGANRALAYIVALSILGTVIAVILYYMLIKKTSAIFAASVTYMIPLVAIFWGVLDGESINTIQFVGTGVVFLGVYTISTKKKESAKTD
- a CDS encoding aspartate kinase, with the protein product MKVFKFGGASVKDADAVRTVSEIVKNYSDGNVIVVVSAMGKTTNALEDITNAYFNKTGDANSLLDSLKGYHQEILGELFTDKNSTVYGKVNNLFVEIDWQLSEEANREYAYIYDQIVSMGEMFSTTILSEYMNENGVVNDWRDVRDFIKTDATYREGKVDFELSQVAVNKILKPRYEGESNKVSITQGFLGVTDENCTTTLGREGSDYTGAILANLMEAESLTIWKDVPGMLNADPRYFDDTIQMHHISYKEAIELSYYGASIIHPNTMKPLQNKSIPLLIRSFISPVEIGTRIDDNTDDDAKVSSFIFKMNQILISVSTKDLAFVLEEHMSNILNIFAKNFVRVNMMQTSALKFQACINYDVHKIPLLLEDLKKEYDVREYQDLELVTIRHFDQSTIDRVQEGKEVMVRQMNTKTSTTRMLMYNKK